In Papaver somniferum cultivar HN1 unplaced genomic scaffold, ASM357369v1 unplaced-scaffold_117, whole genome shotgun sequence, the DNA window GTTGTTAGAATCAAATTTTATCCAAACAAGGTGTTGTATCTTGGTTGTACTAGTCATAATggaaaaagaataagaagaggAAGCATTGAGGAACAAGGttgtataacaaatataatgtctAGTAAAGAACAGAGAAAACaactaagaaagaaaaaaaagaaaaaggagtgaGGACCGGAACCAATCGATACCATGATAAATAAAGAATTCTTATTCCCTACATCTTTCCGTAGAGAATCGTATATTTATAATCAAGAGTGTTACAGAGTTTCCAAATTTTAACAAACTTAGATGCAAAGAAATACTAAACAAGGAGAATCCAATTAAAGAAATACTTGGACTTGAAGCTAAACAAACTTGGATGCAAAGAAATACTAAACAAACTTGGATGCAAAGAAATACTAAACAAGGAGAATCCAATTAAAGAAATACTTGGACTTGAAGCTAAAGCTAAGCCATAtggtgtgctaatctagcagctagattagcagtccacgtcagctaggatTATCTTCTAAGTgctatgggagtgctaatctagcagctagattagcattcCACGTCAGCTGGGACCACTGCCCAATGTCGTTTGGTTCGGAGCAATAAATCTCAGCCGTCATATTAAAAATAATCTCTCAGCGCTGGATCGTTCGACGTAGAAGTGATTTTCTCAGCGCCAAACCATTCCGCGCTTCAATCTAGCATGCTAGTTCAAGTGCGAGCAAATGGTAGGAAAGaaaactagtgttaacaaatatgCCACACTTTTTCTTTGAACTGCAACACTTAATTGCTAATTTAATAGTTGAAACTAGCCCATAATACTTAGCCTAAAGCCTCATACGTGTGAGCATTGTCATGCTCATCACATATCCTTAACATATAATTCTGAACTCGCTAACAGAGTAAGTGAAAAAACTTTTAGATTGACAAAATTCTACCCTAAACAATCAGCAAAATCACTAACcaataatatattattattattgcgaaaatttggctaaaataataGCTTCTTTTCAAATATTTTATAATGAAGTCACATCCAGGCTCTAGGGGAAAAAAATTTATTTGAGAGAGGCTTAATAAAGGGACATCAGTCATCCCCAAATAGCCTTTTATTGCATATCTTCGCCTTCTACTTATTTCTCAGGATTAATCACGCTCCTACAAATTGGACAGTTTTGTTTCTTTTCCATCCACTTTAATATGCAATGGAAGTGAAACCGATGAGAACAATTAGGCAGACTAGCAGTACCTTTCTCATCTTTTTCATCCTTAATAATCTCTAGGCAAATCGGACACTTTCTGTTTTCATCTCCTTCTGATTTTATTTTCACCTTGTCATTGTCAGAAGAGTGTTTTACAGGTTTCGTTTGATCTCTTGAAGCCGCATTCTCTTTTTCTTCGCGCGGTTGTACAAAACTAGATGGTGTTCCTCGTGTCATAAGGCACTCCAAACCGTCAAGACCTTGAATTCTGATTATTGTATAAAGACTAGTTATTGTACCATCTAATCCGGACAATGGAAGGTCTTCTGATCCTCTTCTCTGCAGCCTCAATAAGCGATCACAAAGATTCGCAATTTCTATGAACAAACTTTTATACAATCCTGTCTTGCCTGCAGGCATAATTAAAGATGAAAGCGTATCCATCAGTAGCTTTTTTATTGCTTCGATTCTCATCATCCTATCTCCTCCTTGAAACGTTGCGCCTAGTTCTTTGCTAGAATAAACAACTGGAAGTATAATCGCATCACCGTTGAACCCCAGAGAACGAGCATAATGTTTTAACTGACGAACAAGTGATAGAATATTTTGAAGGGTGCGATTCGAATCATCATTACTAGCCATGGATACCAGGCTACAACCATCGAGACAACTCCTCCTAAAGACCACCAAATCTCCTCTCAAATCTTCCATTGAAACTCAGAAGAAAACTTCTTCTCTGAACTAAAAAGAAAACTCCTCCTTGACTCATGATAACTCCTTGCTTATCTCTAGAGTTAAATATCTTATTAGACTGACGACTGACAATAACAGAATAAAGCAAATCCTAACAAACGAAATACTAAAACAAAGATATATCCAAGATATTAGTCATATCTGGAAATGCAGGTGAATCCCAAAGATACGTCCCATATCACATTCAACGCGAATATCTTGTGCCACGAATGCAGGTACGGCATCAGATACCATTAATCGATGTTTGTAACACGAGAATAACTCTAATTGGTTAAGTTTTGTAACCTAaattttagaaaagttgtctgGCAAAGAAAAACATATACTCCAAAAACCGAAACCAAAGCCTTTTTCCAATAATAAGTACCGGATAGGTTAGAGAAAAATCTCATAAATATATAACATAGTTTTGACACCAGCCTGTTACGCCCTGCACAACCCACACTATGGTAGGAAAAAATCTTTGACACATTCCGTGCCGGATCGGTTATGAAACAAGGGTTGGCATCCACTCTAGTTGGGTTCATGTATTCACGACCGTTAGAGTGGTATACCCACATTCCCGGCCCCGAGAGGCCTAGCAAGGAAACATGCTAGCGGATGGTGTAACATGTTCGCATGTTGAAGGTATAGCCATCAGAGTGTGTGACCCAGCGCCGGCCCTGAGGCAAGGTCAACGAAGGTTGATTTTGGGGCAGCGCTGGAAAGGGGGCAGTAAAACCAGTTTTTTGTCCAGGGGTGattttgtgttgaaaaaaaagGAAGGATTAAACAGtgattgataaaaaataaaagaacataTTTCTAAGAGATTTAGGGGCGTAATGCAAATAAGAGATTGCTTTGATGGCTTATTGCTAAATATATAACAAGTCTACAGTTATTGTTTCAGGAATCCGATTCATCCTTTGTAtccttttgttggttctgcaatTTTTGTCTTTTGAACTTTCTTGTATTCTCAAGCAacatccaaaaaaacaaaagcaattcatttttTCCTTTTGGTTAGACGcataagaaaaaaattgaattttgatgtgTTTTGCTGATTCTTATTACTAGCCTTACACTTTCCACAAACACTTATTCTTAACATATGAATTACTCCTTTCGCGTTATTTGATCTATCAGCATGAACTGAATAGGGCATTTTACTCCTTTACGTACTGTTGAAATGGGGCAACAATCTTACTGCCGCTTCGGGGCAGCAAAATCTCAGGGCCGGCCCTGGTGTGACCCTGCATGGATGTCCGCATATACCttaatatttgagaataattCAGGTATACACCTCGATCCATCAGATGCTCCGTCACGATAGCCTTAACGCTCAACTGTCAAAGTAACCAAATGGGTGTTTCTCGAAGGAAAACATGGGACGAGACTGAAGAGGTAATCGGGCTTGTTGTTCCCTGCACAGAGCGGAGAGCCAACAAGCACTAGAgaaccaaacaccactcatacgccaacacgtattgtcTTCCAAACAACGGTCGTCAATAGTAGCATTGATAACTCAACCAATTAAGGTAAGAGAGATTAGAGCACCGCGGACAAACCGTTCCAGGCAGACACGCTGAGCGTGCAAAAATTCTTAAGGCAAGGAGGAAAGGGAGTATGTTTAActatttttttacaattatacccttatggataataaataataaaacttagaaatgatttatctcttaaaccaTATCACGGTttttcataaactttatatcgttgaaaaacattttaaaacatctacgtaatgaatataaacatgggtatcaaattatacatatttctcataataacaataataaataaaaaggtagttttagaaatatccccttgaTTCATGAGATAGTTCATCTATTATGAGACAAAGATTAaaaccaactagctcatctaattggGGACGGAGGGAATAGTTTGTATCTTCTTACTGCGGAATGTTAATTCGGCGTAGGTTAGACAAAGTTGTCTAAAAATTACATGAACGGAGAACAAAAGGTTTTAACACCAcaatttaaaagaaataaaaatcaatttccaaACCCTAGGATTCAGAAAAGTCATTTTCTTTGGTGGGTAGCAGTAATATATCAGCCTTGTTTGCTTCCGCCAAGTACCGGTGCATGTTTATCTCTTTTTGCTGGTCGATTGGACGATGAAGAGCCTTATTGGAGACTCACATCATCTGAGTTATCGCTGCCACTAGATTCACCATCTGTTGCAGAAGGTGCTGCCTGGGCTGAGTTCACTAGTGGGTCTTGCTGAAGACACATACTTCACACACCATAGGCATTAGCCGTTGCACGAAATACGcgaatttttttcatgaaataatGGTTAACTAAGCTTATATTCCAAGAGATGATTAAGAATTGAATGACACAGAAGGAGGGAAATGAAGCTTACTCTAAAGCACCATGGTCTTCTGTTTTTAAAAATACAGCCGGATCGTTTAAATATAGATGGTGTGAGGTGTTATGATAAGGAGAAAATTGTTAAGGAAGCGAAAAATTTATACTTCATTTTTCACTGAAGAGCATGAGGTATTGAGTAACCTTCCTTATCTGTTCATGAAAGTATTTCTCTTGAAAAAATTTTTACTGGGAGGAGGTAAAAAATATCATTTGAAATTTTGGAACAAATAAGGCTTTGGGACCGCATGGTTTTACTATGGAGTTTTTTAAAGCTGTTTGAGAGGTAATAAATTCTGATTTGATGTTGGTAATTAAAGAATTTCAATCTAAAGGATCTCTTCATTGGAGAATCAATTGCACCAATCTTAAAATTCTTCTTAAATGTGATGATGTTGTTTCACTTCGTAACTTTAGACCTATAAATTTATTGGTGGAGATAATGTCAAAATTTTAggaagaaaggatgaaattggatcTCCCTTCCATTATTACTGATTTCGAAGGAACTTTCAATCATGAAAGACAAATTAGTGGTGGAATTTTAATTGAGGCTCAGTTAATAAACTCAAGAAATAGTGAGAATAATCCTGGATTGGTGTGTAAGGTCGATTTTTAAAAAGCTTTTGATAATATTAATTGGAACTGTGTAGATATTTTTTTcgaagttttggtttttgaaatgtttgaAGAGGTTAAATAAAATTGTGTATCTCACGAGTTATATTTTCGGTTCTTATCAATGGAGAAGTAACACAAATGTTCAGAAGTCATAAGGGCATTAGACAGGGCGATCCCATTTCACCTTTTATTTTCATTATGGTagttgaaatactatataaaatGATTAGTAAAGCTGCTCCAGACGGtctttgataaacacatttttgtgtctacattgtccttaattttttgtatttttggtactcgattttatagttattatggtgttttatgcgtgtgtaggtatttttggtcaataaatatttttggataaatcgtctcgaaaagttgtctaagtgCACCCAAAGGGACATGTGTTATACGTACTCCGCAaacggataaggggtgaccattggataagggacacccttTTTCTCAAATTTAAAATCTGGTTTTGGCCGGAAAATGAAGAACACTCATGGCAGATTTTTCaatcggattttggatgggttagaggtagactcaatggctgaaacttcatgcgTAGATGTGATATACCATAATAAAGCTAGTATGAGTGATCTTATCGATTAAATTTGGCTGAATGATTATGTGGAAAATAAAACAGTTACCATGAGTTTCACGGGTTTTACACGAATTGTGAAAAATTTAAACGTGTACTCCACGTGCTTGGAAGACTTAATCGAAATTCTGGTACGTAAAGAAAATTTATAAGGAagttaatccagctgcagatgcgtgaaaatcaaaatcagtggtaaaaatggaaagaaaatatttttcttcaatgccgAGTTATGGAGGATTTTTCGGGatttatggaggagattcaatgcttgttttgggtataaatagagtctCTAGAATCACATAAAttggtgtcgagagtctggggggtgAGGAGAGCTAGAGaggaagaaattcgagttttcccaaacacAGATTCTGATGCTGCTcctgctgaagaacatgaagaacaagaagaacatacagccagaaaccgtcgttcttcaacaatgACAACGACAATATAGGTGAGGGTCATACTGCTACAGTGACAGCAGCACTACGCTTTTATCGTTCCTTTGTGATGCTTTTTGTGGGGCATTCATTcgttgttttataccttttcatcatattaatcaatttgagcatcaaacatgtattttgagcaagtaacTAATATGAGAagttaaatcccaacactgggacgaagTTTGGAGCCAtgtttcgtcattgtggtaaataaattaatttctttttatgactatttgcactgtttattcaatgatttatgatttttattgaatgagtgttatttcaattgatgggtcatgcttagctaaaatgttttgatgtccatttttcgtcattgtggtaaataaattaatttcttttatgactacttgcactgtttattcaatgatttatgatttttattgaatgagtgttatttcaattgatgggtcatgcttagctaaaatgttttgatgtctcatggtTTAGATTTACATTCATTGCTCTCAAAATCTACATTAGGCAAGGAACTAGAGTCAACAAATTGTTATCATACCAGCTATAGTTGTGTAGAaataattttgaatcacatgaatgaaatttggtgaaattcttagtcaCAATACCTCTCGCCAACTTTGTTAACATTGttataaataattttattttcttagaaactttaatcttttcaagtccgagagtttgaacctcattactacaaccactgtaaaaatcacatcaatttttagcGCCACCGACAcggatttttttttagacttagagtttatagatttatttttgctttgttcttttttacgtttctttAGGTATTTGTTTTGGTCCTACAGGTCTTGAAGCTTGGATCTAAAAGACAAAGAAACTGGCAAAGAGTTTGGCGATTTGATATAAGACTCGGAGCTAGagctaaaagaaaaaagaacaaaaagaagtcgaagtatttttttttattatttcaatttgttttttattttatttctttttatttttataaactgtaattaggattttatttttataacaCAGCTTATAGCAACAACTAGAGCTGGAAAACGGGCGGGACTgacttgttacgggttacacacATTATGAGTTAATACGAGACGAAACTTGCGGGCGGATAATCTTCACGAGTCGTCGTTTCTTCAACCGGCGTTCGTAGCGGGTAAAACTTTCGAGTTTCCGGGTTAGCCTGTATAATTAATGTTAAAAATTAAATCTTAATTTGTGAAAAATTGTAAGAAAAATTACAAACAGATCTTACAATAATATCTAAACAATGAAGTTCATTAACATCTTTTATGGTCATTCGTCTCACGATTTATATGCTTATAAAAGAACTGAAAGAAAGAAACACAGATAAAAAATTCATAAATCGAAAATTAGTCTTTAGTTTCAGAAATTATATAATTAGGAAATCTGATCTTTTGTCTGGTCAAACCAGATTCAACCAAGATTTCGAGATACTGTAGAACATGAGCATATTTCGATTTTGCTAAACAAAGTTGGAAAATCGGGCTTAATAACAAATCTTCATACCTTACAATTAACATTACTTGAAGTTAATGGCTTCGAATATGAACTTACCATTCCAATAAACCTCCTTTTTTTAATAGATCCATCAAATTTTACTAACAATTAAAGATACCCACATCGATTTAGACTAAAGCCCTAATCAGAGCAACATAAAAATCGAGAAACTCATACATAAGTTATGTAGAATTTCATAAGCaccaagaaaagaaataataataatataacagCTGATTCAATTTGATAATCATGGATGGGAAAATTCAAATTCCATGTTTATACAGCGATGGAACAACAATTAAACACTAATTGGCTAAACCCATCCTTtattttcttaatcttttcatgtttcTCTATCTCAAATCTACGATTTCACTTCATAGCTTGGTTCACAGAATCACAACAGACGAAGAGCATTGCGGCTGCGGCAAATGGAGaaagtgaggaagaagaagagaaaagatgtgGGCGCTAGGGTTT includes these proteins:
- the LOC113330101 gene encoding probable E3 ubiquitin-protein ligase plr-1, translated to MASNDDSNRTLQNILSLVRQLKHYARSLGFNGDAIILPVVYSSKELGATFQGGDRMMRIEAIKKLLMDTLSSLIMPAGKTGLYKSLFIEIANLCDRLLRLQRRGSEDLPLSGLDGTITSLYTIIRIQGLDGLECLMTRGTPSSFVQPREEKENAASRDQTKPVKHSSDNDKVKIKSEGDENRKCPICLEIIKDEKDEKGTASLPNCSHRFHFHCILKWMEKKQNCPICRSVINPEK